In the Malania oleifera isolate guangnan ecotype guangnan chromosome 1, ASM2987363v1, whole genome shotgun sequence genome, one interval contains:
- the LOC131151936 gene encoding uncharacterized protein LOC131151936 isoform X2 — protein MARTPIVLMGLLLFCCWEAIAATDYMKYKDPKQPLNARIKDLMKRMTLEEKIGQMVQIDRSVASGDVMKKYFIGSVLSGGGSVPAKEASAETWINMVNEFQKGSLSTRLGIPMMYGIDAVHGNNNVYRATIFPHNVGLGATRDPELVRKIGAATALEVRATGISYAFAPCIAVCRDPRWGRCYESYSEDHKIVQAMTEIIPGLQGDIPSGSPKGVPYVGGKDKVAACAKHYVGDGGTTKGINENNTVINAHGLFSVHMPAYYNSIIKGVATVMISYSSWNGEKMHANYKLITGFLKNTLNFRGFVISDWQGIDRITSPPHANYSYSIQAGVHAGIDMIMVPYNYTEFIDGLTFQVKNNIIPLSRIDDAVKRILRVKFVMGLFENPLADTSFVKQLGSQEHRELAREAVRKSQVLLKNGESADEPLLPLSKKASKILVAGSHAHNLGYQCGGWTIEWQGLGGNNLTAGTTILEAIKTAVDPKTEVVYNENPDADFAKSDKFDYAIVAVGEHPYSETDGDNLNLTIPEPGPSTITNVCGAVKCVVIIISGRPVVLQPYIDRIDAIVAAWLPGTEGQGIADVLFGDYGFTGKLSRTWFKTVDQLPMNVGDPHYDPLFSFGFGLTTKATST, from the exons ATGGCGAGAACTCCCATCGTTTTGATGGGGCTACTGCTCTTTTGCTGCTGGGAAGCCATCGCAGCTACAGATTACATGAAATATAAGGATCCGAAACAACCATTGAATGCTCGGATTAAGGACCTGATGAAACGGATGACCTTAGAGGAAAAAATTGGTCAAATGGTGCAGATTGATCGGTCTGTAGCATCCGGTGATGTGATGAAAAAATACTTCATTG GAAGTGTTCTTAGCGGAGGAGGGAGTGTTCCAGCGAAAGAGGCTTCAGCCGAGACGTGGATTAACATGGTTAATGAATTCCAGAAGGGCTCTTTATCGACCCGTCTGGGAATTCCAATGATGTATGGGATTGATGCTGTTCATGGCAACAACAATGTATACAGGGCAACAATTTTTCCTCACAATGTAGGACTTGGAGCCACCAG GGACCCAGAACTTGTCAGGAAGATTGGAGCAGCAACTGCTCTTGAAGTTAGAGCTACAGGCATATCTTATGCTTTTGCGCCATGTATTGCG GTTTGCAGAGACCCGAGATGGGGTCGATGTTACGAAAGCTACAGTGAAGATCATAAGATTGTTCAAGCAATGACTGAGATCATACCAGGATTACAAGGGGACATCCCCTCTGGTTCTCCCAAGGGTGTTCCTTACGTCGGTGGAAA AGATAAGGTTGCAGCTTGTGCTAAGCACTATGTTGGTGATGGGGGAACAACTAAAGGCATCAATGAGAACAACACTGTGATAAATGCACATGGATTGTTCAGCGTCCACATGCCAGCCTACTACAACTCAATTATCAAGGGTGTGGCAACTGTCATGATCTCTTACTCGAGCTGGAACGGCGAGAAGATGCATGCTAACTACAAGCTTATCACTGGTTTTCTCAAGAACACTCTAAACTTCAGG GGTTTTGTCATTTCAGATTGGCAAGGCATTGACAGGATCACCTCTCCACCACATGCTAACTACTCGTATTCCATTCAAGCTGGAGTTCATGCTGGCATTGACATG ATCATGGTTCCATACAACTATACAGAATTCATTGATGGCCTAACCTTCCAAGTGAAGAACAATATCATTCCCTTGAGTCGAATTGATGATGCAGTGAAGAGGATCTTACGAGTTAAATTTGTGATGGGTCTATTTGAAAACCCACTTGCAGATACCAGCTTTGTCAAACAGCTAGGAAGCCAG GAGCATAGAGAATTGGCAAGAGAAGCTGTGAGGAAATCACAAGTGCTGCTAAAGAATGGTGAGTCTGCTGATGAGCCTCTGCTGCCCCTTTCTAAGAAAGCATCCAAAATACTCGTCGCTGGAAGCCATGCTCACAATTTGGGTTATCAATGTGGTGGGTGGACAATCGAGTGGCAAGGACTTGGTGGAAACAACCTAACTGCTG GTACCACAATCCTGGAAGCCATAAAAACCGCAGTTGATCCAAAAACTGAAGTTGTCTACAATGAGAACCCCGATGCCGACTTTGCCAAGTCGGACAAGTTTGACTATGCCATTGTTGCAGTGGGAGAGCACCCATATTCAGAGACAGATGGAGACAACTTGAATCTGACAATCCCTGAACCTGGCCCGAGTACTATAACAAATGTCTGTGGAGCAGTGAAATGTGTTGTTATCATCATCTCCGGGCGCCCTGTCGTGCTTCAACCATATATTGACAGAATAGATGCAATTGTGGCTGCTTGGCTCCCTGGAACTGAAGGCCAAGGCATAGCTGATGTCCTGTTCGGTGACTATGGTTTCACAGGCAAGCTTTCTCGCACTTGGTTCAAGACTGTTGATCAGCTCCCAATGAATGTTGGGGATCCACATTATGACCCCCTCTTCTCATTTGGATTTGGACTCACAACAAAAGCTACCTCCACCTAG
- the LOC131151936 gene encoding uncharacterized protein LOC131151936 isoform X1, giving the protein MLPFVFQPVSNLPLLVYKYHLYYLLLRPSLSLSWIAEVRACKFFQEVIFLLLFLHYRGMCSFYCKIKMARTPIVLMGLLLFCCWEAIAATDYMKYKDPKQPLNARIKDLMKRMTLEEKIGQMVQIDRSVASGDVMKKYFIGSVLSGGGSVPAKEASAETWINMVNEFQKGSLSTRLGIPMMYGIDAVHGNNNVYRATIFPHNVGLGATRDPELVRKIGAATALEVRATGISYAFAPCIAVCRDPRWGRCYESYSEDHKIVQAMTEIIPGLQGDIPSGSPKGVPYVGGKDKVAACAKHYVGDGGTTKGINENNTVINAHGLFSVHMPAYYNSIIKGVATVMISYSSWNGEKMHANYKLITGFLKNTLNFRGFVISDWQGIDRITSPPHANYSYSIQAGVHAGIDMIMVPYNYTEFIDGLTFQVKNNIIPLSRIDDAVKRILRVKFVMGLFENPLADTSFVKQLGSQEHRELAREAVRKSQVLLKNGESADEPLLPLSKKASKILVAGSHAHNLGYQCGGWTIEWQGLGGNNLTAGTTILEAIKTAVDPKTEVVYNENPDADFAKSDKFDYAIVAVGEHPYSETDGDNLNLTIPEPGPSTITNVCGAVKCVVIIISGRPVVLQPYIDRIDAIVAAWLPGTEGQGIADVLFGDYGFTGKLSRTWFKTVDQLPMNVGDPHYDPLFSFGFGLTTKATST; this is encoded by the exons ATGTTGCCATTCGTGTTCCAACCAGTCAGCAATCTCCCTCTCTTGGTCTATAAATACCACCTCTACTACCTTCTCCTccgaccctctctctctctctcttggatcGCCGAGGTGCGTGCCTGTAAATTCTTCCAAGAAGTCATCTTCTTACTGTTGTTTCTGCATTATAGGGGAATGTGCAG CTTTTACTGCAAGATAAAAATGGCGAGAACTCCCATCGTTTTGATGGGGCTACTGCTCTTTTGCTGCTGGGAAGCCATCGCAGCTACAGATTACATGAAATATAAGGATCCGAAACAACCATTGAATGCTCGGATTAAGGACCTGATGAAACGGATGACCTTAGAGGAAAAAATTGGTCAAATGGTGCAGATTGATCGGTCTGTAGCATCCGGTGATGTGATGAAAAAATACTTCATTG GAAGTGTTCTTAGCGGAGGAGGGAGTGTTCCAGCGAAAGAGGCTTCAGCCGAGACGTGGATTAACATGGTTAATGAATTCCAGAAGGGCTCTTTATCGACCCGTCTGGGAATTCCAATGATGTATGGGATTGATGCTGTTCATGGCAACAACAATGTATACAGGGCAACAATTTTTCCTCACAATGTAGGACTTGGAGCCACCAG GGACCCAGAACTTGTCAGGAAGATTGGAGCAGCAACTGCTCTTGAAGTTAGAGCTACAGGCATATCTTATGCTTTTGCGCCATGTATTGCG GTTTGCAGAGACCCGAGATGGGGTCGATGTTACGAAAGCTACAGTGAAGATCATAAGATTGTTCAAGCAATGACTGAGATCATACCAGGATTACAAGGGGACATCCCCTCTGGTTCTCCCAAGGGTGTTCCTTACGTCGGTGGAAA AGATAAGGTTGCAGCTTGTGCTAAGCACTATGTTGGTGATGGGGGAACAACTAAAGGCATCAATGAGAACAACACTGTGATAAATGCACATGGATTGTTCAGCGTCCACATGCCAGCCTACTACAACTCAATTATCAAGGGTGTGGCAACTGTCATGATCTCTTACTCGAGCTGGAACGGCGAGAAGATGCATGCTAACTACAAGCTTATCACTGGTTTTCTCAAGAACACTCTAAACTTCAGG GGTTTTGTCATTTCAGATTGGCAAGGCATTGACAGGATCACCTCTCCACCACATGCTAACTACTCGTATTCCATTCAAGCTGGAGTTCATGCTGGCATTGACATG ATCATGGTTCCATACAACTATACAGAATTCATTGATGGCCTAACCTTCCAAGTGAAGAACAATATCATTCCCTTGAGTCGAATTGATGATGCAGTGAAGAGGATCTTACGAGTTAAATTTGTGATGGGTCTATTTGAAAACCCACTTGCAGATACCAGCTTTGTCAAACAGCTAGGAAGCCAG GAGCATAGAGAATTGGCAAGAGAAGCTGTGAGGAAATCACAAGTGCTGCTAAAGAATGGTGAGTCTGCTGATGAGCCTCTGCTGCCCCTTTCTAAGAAAGCATCCAAAATACTCGTCGCTGGAAGCCATGCTCACAATTTGGGTTATCAATGTGGTGGGTGGACAATCGAGTGGCAAGGACTTGGTGGAAACAACCTAACTGCTG GTACCACAATCCTGGAAGCCATAAAAACCGCAGTTGATCCAAAAACTGAAGTTGTCTACAATGAGAACCCCGATGCCGACTTTGCCAAGTCGGACAAGTTTGACTATGCCATTGTTGCAGTGGGAGAGCACCCATATTCAGAGACAGATGGAGACAACTTGAATCTGACAATCCCTGAACCTGGCCCGAGTACTATAACAAATGTCTGTGGAGCAGTGAAATGTGTTGTTATCATCATCTCCGGGCGCCCTGTCGTGCTTCAACCATATATTGACAGAATAGATGCAATTGTGGCTGCTTGGCTCCCTGGAACTGAAGGCCAAGGCATAGCTGATGTCCTGTTCGGTGACTATGGTTTCACAGGCAAGCTTTCTCGCACTTGGTTCAAGACTGTTGATCAGCTCCCAATGAATGTTGGGGATCCACATTATGACCCCCTCTTCTCATTTGGATTTGGACTCACAACAAAAGCTACCTCCACCTAG